Below is a window of Komagataella phaffii GS115 chromosome 1, complete sequence DNA.
CCTGAAACCTTgctttttgttcttctgtTAGTGGCATGGTGTTAGACGGGGAAAACTGGTGGCCAGGCGGAGGGCAGAAAGTGAGTGAGTAGGGGGTGAGATCTACAAGGGGGAACTGTCTATGCATGATGAAAGAGTAAACGGCTACGCAGGTCAGACATGTAGAATGTAAAAGAAAATTATCGGTCTTGGAATTTCTGCAGCATTTCCAATACTGGTGATCAAACTCCAAAGCCAACTTAATCCCTGTTCTACAAGACTACGCCCTGGACGTgtctgaaacttttgaggTTTCTCACTGCGCCAGGCTCTGGCAGACTGTCATGTTACTATTACCGCGAAGCCAAGGGTTCTCCAGAAAATCAGCAAAGCCCCAAGATGTTGCTTCCTTCATCATAAGTTGACAAGCGCTCTTTGAGTAATCAGACCGACATACACTTAGAACAATGCCCTACTCTGCTCCTAGGAAGGACGAATCGTTAGTTGCAGggttttcaaagatcatCAATAGAATTCAAGGACAGCCCAGTTCCTACAACAAGAAACAGGATTACACGTTTGGAAAGACCCTAGGTGCCGGAGCATTTGGTGTAGTTCGTCAGGCTAGAGACAATGCTACCAAAGAGAATTATGCCATTAAGATtatcttgaaaaaaactCTAAATGGAAATGAGAAGATGATTATGGACGAAATTGCAGTCTTGAGCAAGCTCCATCATAAGCATATCGTaggtttcaaagatttcttCGAAAGTAAGgacaagttctttctcGTAACTCAATTGGCTACAGGCGGAGAGTTGTTTGATAGAATTATTGAAAAGacaaaattcaaagaagctgaCGCTGCTCGTGTCATTTATCAAATACTGAGTGCCACAGAGTATATACATGACAAAGATATTGTTCACAGAGACATTAAGCCCGAGAACGTATTGTATCTGACTAGAGATGAAGATTCACCAATTGTCTTGGCAGACTTTGGTGTAGCCAAGCAATTGCGTACTCCAGACCAAATTATAGTCAACCAAGCTGGATCCTTTGGGTATGCTGCTCCAGAGGTATTGGTGGGTGTTGGATATGGTAAGCCATGTGATATCTGGTCCATAGGTATTATCACCTATACCGTATTATGCGGATTTTCCCCTGTTCGGTCAGAATCGGTTGACAATTTCCTTGAGGAGGTCACTGCAGAAAGATGGGTGATTTTTTACGAACAATACTGGAAGGATGTGTCCCTGGAGGCCAGACAGTTTATTGTAAGCATGcttcaaattgatcaaaatcaaagaccTACGGCTAAAGAGTTATTGAAGCATCCCTGGATCACGTCCAACCTCAAAGAAGACAGAGGCGCAGACTTGCTGCCTAACTTGCGTGAAGGATTCAATGCCAGATCCAAGTTCAAGCAAGTCATCGAGATTGTCAAGATGCAAAACAGATTGAAGAACCTCAAGGCATTGAATCTGGAGGATTCAGAGGAAGACGATTTGGACTACCATGCCGGTACTATTTCTCGATCTGACACCACCCAGTCGCAAGCTAAGACTAGTGCATTCCACCAATTGGTCGCCACTGCCCTTGAAAACAAGGAGCGTGTCCAAAGTTTCCACAGACAAGAGAGCCAAGGCAAATGACTACCCAAGCATGGATGAATTTTAGTTCTCTATATAGCCAGGAAATTATAATAAGTAAACAGGAATGAAACAGTTGGGAGCGTGTCCCAACCGGATTTAGAGTTGAAGTAGCCTCTCTCCTCTCCTCAATTCGAGACGTCCGCCAATCAGAACGGCCTCACATAAGCAAGACCAATCTTAACAAAAATTACGcaggaaaaagaaaaaacctCAGAAAAATCAGTCGTTCTGACTTCCCTTATTaatcatcaattttcaCTGGAACTGAACTAAGGGTGACAGAAGAAAAACCTAAAAGGAA
It encodes the following:
- a CDS encoding Calmodulin-dependent protein kinase: MPYSAPRKDESLVAGFSKIINRIQGQPSSYNKKQDYTFGKTLGAGAFGVVRQARDNATKENYAIKIILKKTLNGNEKMIMDEIAVLSKLHHKHIVGFKDFFESKDKFFLVTQLATGGELFDRIIEKTKFKEADAARVIYQILSATEYIHDKDIVHRDIKPENVLYLTRDEDSPIVLADFGVAKQLRTPDQIIVNQAGSFGYAAPEVLVGVGYGKPCDIWSIGIITYTVLCGFSPVRSESVDNFLEEVTAERWVIFYEQYWKDVSLEARQFIVSMLQIDQNQRPTAKELLKHPWITSNLKEDRGADLLPNLREGFNARSKFKQVIEIVKMQNRLKNLKALNLEDSEEDDLDYHAGTISRSDTTQSQAKTSAFHQLVATALENKERVQSFHRQESQGK